In the Aromatoleum bremense genome, one interval contains:
- a CDS encoding DUF3275 family protein — protein sequence MITIPGQLAIKTIHGRNGDFNVGRLATSIGEFVVKNAELDQYDEGKYDGDFVIAEIRPSTYTANGRMVIEIRAHLGGMTLSNIDALSRDEARRLSPQEVDPIDEEAQAPAPATPPAKPKAKPRSPRDPLVDTTPFGSEPAPVSAAASAEADDAALFGALWPLGETVKLDATVDRRVLRQQRDRLDKLGYEFAPLSQDWHLKAA from the coding sequence ATGATCACCATCCCCGGCCAACTGGCCATCAAGACCATCCACGGCAGGAACGGCGACTTCAACGTCGGCCGCCTGGCGACCTCCATCGGCGAGTTCGTCGTGAAGAACGCCGAACTCGACCAGTACGACGAGGGCAAATACGACGGTGATTTCGTCATTGCCGAGATTCGCCCCTCCACGTACACCGCCAACGGCCGCATGGTCATCGAAATCCGCGCCCACCTGGGCGGGATGACGCTGTCCAACATCGACGCTCTGAGCCGCGACGAAGCCCGCCGGCTGAGTCCGCAGGAGGTCGATCCGATCGACGAGGAAGCGCAGGCGCCCGCGCCGGCAACGCCCCCGGCCAAGCCGAAGGCGAAGCCGCGCAGTCCGCGCGATCCCCTGGTCGATACCACGCCGTTCGGCAGCGAACCGGCTCCCGTGTCCGCTGCGGCCTCGGCCGAGGCAGACGACGCGGCGCTGTTCGGTGCCTTGTGGCCCCTGGGCGAGACCGTGAAGCTCGATGCGACCGTGGATCGTCGTGTGCTGCGTCAGCAGCGCGACCGTCTCGACAAGCTCGGCTACGAGTTCGCTCCGTTGTCCCAGGACTGGCACCTCAAAGCTGCCTGA
- a CDS encoding DUF4917 family protein, with protein MPFEIRPWEAIAENYGCTILLGNGASISISPSFSYASLLQHAAEQHLLPEDAQRLFEFFQTNDFELVLRIVWQASNVNRSLQIPDQRTHAAYVSLRDCLIQTVRDIHPEHDQVSAHLPSIYRFLKRFRTVISLNYDLVVYWAMTHGLDIDDQHAFKDCFVGGGAFDDDWQRFRQPIRGDRSTTLVFYAHGSLVLCRNPVEQELKVHSRDAGLLEAILQLWQSERVVPLFVSEGTWQQKVASIQNSYYLSTVYREVLKSQRDTLVIYGWGFADQDIHLLQRMRDTGINRVAVSVFRGDQAYCNRVFQMIHDTLGAHVEVEFFDSESPGCWTHPAQQGLQPIA; from the coding sequence ATGCCGTTTGAGATCAGACCCTGGGAAGCGATCGCCGAGAACTACGGCTGCACGATCCTGCTCGGCAACGGTGCCAGCATTTCCATCAGCCCGAGCTTCTCCTACGCATCGCTGCTCCAGCATGCCGCCGAGCAGCATCTGCTCCCAGAGGACGCTCAGCGGCTGTTCGAGTTCTTTCAGACCAACGATTTCGAGTTGGTTCTTCGGATCGTCTGGCAGGCGTCGAACGTCAATCGGTCGTTGCAGATACCGGACCAACGAACGCATGCCGCCTATGTCAGTCTCAGGGACTGCCTCATCCAGACCGTCCGCGACATTCACCCTGAGCACGATCAAGTCAGCGCCCACCTGCCGAGCATCTATCGGTTCCTGAAACGGTTCAGAACCGTCATCTCCCTCAACTACGACCTGGTGGTGTACTGGGCCATGACCCATGGCCTGGACATCGACGACCAGCATGCGTTCAAGGATTGCTTCGTGGGAGGTGGTGCCTTCGACGACGACTGGCAGCGATTCAGGCAGCCGATCAGAGGGGATCGTTCAACCACGCTCGTGTTCTATGCCCACGGCAGTCTTGTACTGTGCAGAAACCCGGTCGAGCAGGAATTGAAAGTCCACAGTAGGGATGCTGGTCTCCTCGAAGCGATATTGCAGCTATGGCAGAGCGAAAGGGTTGTTCCGTTGTTCGTCAGCGAAGGAACGTGGCAGCAAAAAGTCGCGTCCATCCAGAACAGCTACTACCTGTCCACCGTCTACAGAGAGGTCTTGAAGTCCCAGCGGGACACACTGGTGATCTACGGCTGGGGGTTCGCCGATCAAGACATCCATCTCCTGCAACGTATGAGAGACACGGGGATCAATCGTGTGGCGGTGTCGGTGTTTCGGGGAGACCAGGCTTATTGCAACCGGGTCTTCCAGATGATCCACGACACCTTGGGGGCGCATGTCGAGGTGGAGTTCTTCGACAGCGAGAGCCCCGGTTGCTGGACTCACCCTGCTCAGCAAGGTTTGCAACCGATCGCATAG
- a CDS encoding STY4534 family ICE replication protein, whose product MTTSTEKSYFDLHITGLGYLNRIREVKPKKGDAFLACDIAALNGPSDDASYVRFDTRVSGSEAQHLVRRCIQAVDAEKKVMIGFRLGDLWTDTFTYSKGKRAGEQGVSLKARLLFVSWIKVDGKLIYKAEPKPTETDERDPEVPVTSDAPAAQQASAPEPSKPVADAADDAADAPALAVAESF is encoded by the coding sequence ATGACCACTTCCACCGAAAAGTCCTACTTCGATCTGCATATCACCGGCCTCGGGTATCTCAATCGCATCCGCGAAGTGAAGCCCAAGAAAGGCGATGCGTTCCTGGCCTGCGACATCGCAGCCCTGAACGGTCCCAGCGATGACGCCTCGTATGTGCGTTTCGACACGCGCGTATCGGGATCGGAAGCGCAGCACCTGGTGCGCCGCTGCATTCAGGCGGTCGACGCCGAGAAGAAGGTGATGATCGGCTTCCGCCTGGGCGACCTGTGGACCGACACCTTCACCTACTCCAAGGGCAAGCGTGCCGGCGAGCAGGGTGTGAGCCTCAAGGCCCGCCTGCTGTTCGTCAGTTGGATCAAGGTCGACGGCAAGCTCATCTACAAGGCCGAACCCAAGCCGACCGAGACCGACGAGCGCGACCCGGAAGTCCCTGTGACGTCCGACGCGCCCGCCGCGCAGCAAGCCTCGGCACCGGAGCCTTCCAAGCCCGTCGCCGATGCTGCCGACGACGCTGCCGATGCCCCCGCATTGGCCGTTGCCGAGTCGTTCTGA
- a CDS encoding DNA topoisomerase III, with translation MRVFLCEKPSQGKDIARVLGAGQRGNGCYSGAGVVVTWCIGHLVEAVPPEGYGEQYKRWAIEQLPILPERWRVEPKAATAAQFKVVQQLVAKAGELVIATDADREGEMIAREIIELCGYRGPIQRLWLSALNDASIRKALGALKPSAETLPLYFSALARSRADWLIGMNLSRLFTLLGRQAGYTGVLSVGRVQTPTLKLVVDRDREIARFVCVPFWAIEVALSHAGQSFVASWTPPQGSTDDAGRCLQQPVAQQAAERLRTAGSAQVLSVETERVREGPPLPFDLGTLQEVCSKQLGLDVQETLDIAQALYETHKATTYPRSDSGYLPESMLAEVPTVLDSLVKTDPSLRPLIERLDRQQRSRAWNDGKVSAHHGIIPTLEPANLSAMNEKELAVYRLIRAHYLAQFLPHHEFDRTVAQFSCGSQSLAAVGKQIAVTGWREVLATPGPDDADGEDAQRSQVLPALHAGLSCPVGKVDLKALKTLPPKPYTQGELIKAMKTVAKFVTDPRLKQKLRDTTGIGTEATRANIINGLIGRGYLVKKGRAVRASDAAFTLIDAVPSAIADPGTTAVWEQALDMIEAGQMALDTFIEKQSVWVGQLVQQYRGATLSLKLPPAPACPQCGAPMQQRTGKSGAFWSCSRYPDCKGTLPIESPTGRRSAPRKRRAASKAS, from the coding sequence ATGCGCGTGTTCCTGTGCGAGAAGCCGTCCCAGGGCAAGGACATCGCCCGTGTGCTGGGTGCCGGTCAACGCGGCAACGGCTGCTACAGCGGCGCCGGTGTCGTCGTGACCTGGTGCATCGGTCATCTGGTGGAGGCGGTTCCACCCGAAGGCTACGGCGAGCAATACAAGCGCTGGGCCATCGAGCAACTGCCCATTCTTCCTGAGCGTTGGCGTGTCGAGCCCAAGGCGGCGACCGCAGCGCAATTCAAGGTCGTGCAGCAGCTCGTCGCCAAGGCGGGCGAGCTGGTGATTGCGACCGACGCCGACCGCGAGGGCGAGATGATCGCCCGCGAGATCATCGAGCTATGCGGCTACCGCGGGCCGATTCAGCGTCTGTGGCTGTCGGCGCTCAACGATGCGTCCATCCGCAAGGCACTGGGCGCGCTCAAGCCCTCGGCGGAGACGCTGCCACTGTATTTCTCCGCACTAGCCCGATCGCGCGCCGACTGGCTGATCGGAATGAACCTGAGCCGCTTGTTCACACTGCTGGGGCGCCAGGCCGGCTATACCGGCGTGCTGTCGGTGGGGCGCGTGCAGACGCCGACGCTGAAGTTGGTCGTCGATCGTGATCGCGAGATCGCGCGCTTCGTCTGCGTACCGTTCTGGGCCATCGAGGTTGCGCTATCGCATGCAGGCCAGTCCTTCGTCGCAAGCTGGACGCCGCCGCAAGGCAGCACCGACGATGCGGGCCGCTGCCTGCAACAGCCGGTGGCGCAGCAGGCCGCCGAGCGCCTGCGCACGGCCGGCTCCGCCCAGGTGCTGTCGGTAGAAACCGAGCGCGTTCGCGAAGGGCCGCCGCTGCCGTTCGACCTGGGCACGCTGCAGGAGGTGTGCTCCAAGCAGTTGGGCCTCGACGTGCAGGAGACGCTGGACATTGCCCAGGCGCTGTACGAGACGCACAAGGCGACAACGTATCCGCGCTCGGATTCGGGCTACCTGCCCGAGAGCATGCTGGCTGAGGTGCCGACCGTACTCGACAGTCTGGTCAAGACCGACCCCAGCCTGCGGCCGCTGATCGAGCGCCTGGATCGCCAACAGCGTTCGCGTGCATGGAACGACGGCAAGGTGTCGGCTCACCACGGCATCATCCCGACGCTGGAGCCCGCCAACCTGTCGGCCATGAACGAGAAGGAACTGGCCGTCTACCGGCTGATCCGCGCCCATTACCTCGCGCAGTTCCTCCCGCACCATGAGTTCGACCGGACGGTGGCGCAGTTCTCGTGCGGCAGTCAGTCGCTGGCTGCCGTGGGCAAGCAGATCGCCGTCACCGGCTGGCGCGAGGTGCTGGCGACGCCGGGGCCGGACGATGCCGATGGCGAGGATGCGCAGCGCAGCCAGGTGCTGCCCGCCCTGCATGCGGGCCTGTCCTGCCCGGTCGGTAAGGTGGATCTCAAGGCGCTGAAGACGCTGCCGCCCAAGCCCTACACGCAGGGCGAGCTGATCAAGGCCATGAAGACCGTCGCCAAGTTCGTGACCGACCCGCGCCTGAAACAGAAGCTGAGAGATACCACCGGCATCGGCACCGAGGCGACACGCGCCAACATCATCAACGGCCTAATCGGTCGCGGCTACCTGGTCAAGAAAGGCCGTGCCGTCCGCGCTTCCGACGCTGCATTCACGCTCATCGACGCGGTGCCCTCGGCCATCGCCGACCCCGGCACCACGGCGGTGTGGGAGCAGGCGCTCGACATGATCGAGGCCGGCCAGATGGCGCTGGACACCTTCATCGAGAAGCAGTCCGTGTGGGTCGGCCAGCTCGTGCAGCAGTACCGCGGCGCAACGCTCTCGCTCAAGCTGCCGCCGGCGCCGGCCTGCCCGCAGTGCGGCGCACCGATGCAGCAGCGCACGGGCAAGAGCGGCGCGTTCTGGTCCTGCTCGCGCTACCCGGACTGCAAGGGCACGTTGCCGATCGAGTCCCCGACGGGCCGGCGCAGCGCACCGCGCAAGCGGCGCGCTGCCTCCAAGGCGTCCTGA
- a CDS encoding IS5-like element ISAzo23 family transposase: MSRKPYPSDVSEEEWHFVAPYLTLMTEQAPQRSYPLREVFNALRWLARAGAPWRLLPNDFPPWQMVYQQFRRWNDAGCFEAMVSDMRSIIRVGDGRKAQPSAVILDGRTLQSSCESGPRAGYDGYKRRRGSKVHMAVDTLGQLIALTVTPADEQERAQVKDLCEAVQQATGETVKVAWADQGYTGDEARKAAKAAGIDLQIVKLPEAKKGFVLLPRRWVVERSFGWLSRFRRLSRDFERMPQVLAGLHFVVFCILMLPKAAFWLALEASS; this comes from the coding sequence GTGAGCAGAAAACCCTACCCGAGCGATGTCAGTGAAGAGGAGTGGCATTTCGTGGCGCCGTATCTGACGCTGATGACCGAGCAGGCGCCGCAGCGCAGCTACCCCTTGCGCGAAGTGTTCAACGCGTTGCGCTGGCTGGCTCGGGCCGGCGCGCCATGGCGACTCTTGCCGAATGATTTTCCGCCCTGGCAGATGGTGTATCAGCAGTTTCGCCGCTGGAACGATGCGGGCTGTTTCGAGGCGATGGTGAGCGACATGCGTTCGATCATCCGAGTCGGCGACGGTCGCAAGGCCCAGCCCAGTGCCGTGATTCTCGATGGGCGAACGCTGCAAAGCAGCTGCGAAAGCGGGCCGCGTGCCGGCTACGACGGCTACAAGCGGCGTCGGGGCAGCAAAGTACATATGGCCGTGGATACGCTGGGGCAACTCATTGCGCTGACCGTCACGCCGGCCGATGAACAGGAGCGCGCGCAGGTCAAGGACCTGTGCGAGGCGGTGCAGCAAGCCACGGGTGAAACGGTCAAAGTGGCGTGGGCCGACCAAGGCTACACGGGCGACGAAGCTCGGAAAGCGGCCAAGGCGGCGGGTATCGATCTTCAAATCGTCAAACTTCCCGAGGCGAAGAAGGGATTTGTATTGCTGCCCCGGCGCTGGGTCGTCGAGCGCAGTTTCGGGTGGCTGTCCCGATTCAGACGACTGAGTCGGGATTTCGAGCGGATGCCGCAAGTGCTGGCCGGATTGCATTTCGTCGTCTTCTGCATCCTCATGCTGCCCAAGGCCGCGTTCTGGCTGGCACTGGAAGCAAGTTCATAA
- a CDS encoding IS5 family transposase: protein MQSSFSDLEFAAKKKRTRRDRFLAEIETVTPWAALIAEVEPFYPKGGGRGRPPIPLPRMLRMYVAQQCFGLSDEGIEDALYDSQSIRGFVGIDLGRDDVPDATTLLNFRHLLEANKLTERIFEAIKAHLADKGLLPREGSLVDATIIAAPPSVKNEGKARDPDMHQTKKGNQWHFGMKAHIGVDADSGLTHTVVATAANVSDVTQAHALLHGDEKDVFLDAGYQGVEKRPENADTQVTWHVAMKPGKRRALPETKLGQLLDGIERAKARIRAKVEHPFHVVKNLFRHRKTRYRGLAKNLAQLFTLFGFANLVLARQRLWALHAQGAS from the coding sequence ATGCAATCGAGTTTCTCCGATCTGGAGTTCGCGGCGAAGAAGAAGAGGACGCGGCGCGACCGATTCCTTGCCGAGATCGAAACGGTGACGCCGTGGGCGGCGCTGATCGCCGAGGTTGAGCCGTTCTATCCGAAGGGCGGCGGTCGTGGCCGGCCGCCGATTCCGTTGCCTCGGATGCTGCGCATGTACGTTGCGCAGCAGTGCTTCGGACTCTCCGACGAGGGAATCGAGGACGCGCTCTACGACAGCCAGTCGATCCGCGGCTTCGTCGGCATCGACCTGGGCCGCGACGACGTGCCGGATGCGACGACGCTGCTCAATTTCCGCCACCTGCTCGAGGCGAACAAGCTGACCGAGCGAATCTTCGAGGCGATCAAGGCCCATCTGGCGGACAAGGGCCTGCTGCCGCGCGAAGGCAGCCTCGTCGACGCGACGATCATCGCTGCGCCGCCCTCGGTGAAGAACGAGGGCAAGGCCCGCGACCCGGATATGCATCAGACGAAGAAAGGGAACCAGTGGCATTTCGGCATGAAGGCGCACATCGGCGTCGATGCCGACTCGGGCCTCACGCACACGGTGGTCGCGACGGCGGCGAACGTGAGCGACGTGACACAGGCACACGCGCTGCTGCATGGCGACGAGAAGGACGTGTTTCTCGATGCCGGTTACCAGGGTGTCGAGAAGCGTCCCGAGAACGCCGACACGCAAGTCACCTGGCACGTCGCCATGAAACCGGGCAAGCGTCGGGCGCTGCCCGAAACCAAACTGGGCCAGCTGCTCGACGGGATCGAGCGGGCCAAGGCGCGGATTCGTGCCAAGGTCGAGCATCCGTTCCACGTCGTGAAGAACCTCTTTCGCCATCGCAAGACGCGCTATCGCGGACTGGCGAAGAATCTCGCGCAGCTCTTCACGCTGTTCGGCTTTGCGAACTTGGTGCTGGCGCGCCAGCGCCTGTGGGCGCTTCATGCCCAAGGAGCGTCCTGA